In the genome of Urocitellus parryii isolate mUroPar1 chromosome 7, mUroPar1.hap1, whole genome shotgun sequence, the window CCGCTCCCCTAGCTGAGCTCTCCCAGGAGCCTCCGGGCCACTcaggccctgcctgcccctccctgggcAGACTCTGCCGCCAGCTCCTGCAGGCCACCAGCCTGCCCACAGGGCCCAGAGCCCTCAGGCCACAGTGGAGCTGTGCCCGTGAGGTGTGGGAATGGGCTGGCCACCTCCGTGGCGATCGCTGTCTCAGGGTGGACACGGGAGTTAAGGAGGAGGGTGTGTGGAAGCTGCCCACTCACTcgctcagcaaatatttaatcACCAGGCCCTGGGCTAAGTTtcgggctcctggtttcagagacaGTGAGGGAAGTCGGCGACCCGGTCCCTCCCCAGGTAAGTCCTGCCAGGAAGCAGGCTGCAGGCCCTTCCCCCAGCCTCCCGTGCTCTCGCCGGGCAGCcttctcatgaaaataaacagATGCCCACGGGAGGGGGACTGCCCCAGCGCCCACCTCACCCAGAGAGCAAATAGCCGCCATGCTCGCGGCGCCCAAGTGGGCACAAGAGCGGGGAGCAGGGAGCGCGTGCCAGCTAGGGTGCCAGGGAGGTCGGCAGGGAAGGACGCCGCCCGCCGGGCGGGCAGCTGGCCACACCTGCGAGAAACCAAGTGAACAGGCATTCCAAGGAGCCCAAGACTCCAGTGCCCACAGAAGAATTTAAAAGTGCTCGACAGTTCAGAAGTCCTCCCGAGGCTCTGACTGGATTTTCTAGTCTGGCAAACCATTAACTGAATGGAGAAGCCCAGAGTTACCACATGCCCCACAGAGGAGCCCCTGGGCACATACACCCAAGGGCAGTGGGGCTCGCCCACACACATAGGCCACAGACGCTCACAGCACTGTTCACAGCAGCCGTGGAAACTACCCAAATGTCCTCGCCTGGCAGCCCAGGGACAACAGGCCAGGCGCCCAGGGCAGACGCCACCCGGCCCCACCACCTGGCTCCGCATGGGGACCCTCGCAACAACACTGAGTGAAAGGTGTCACACACACAGACCCTGTCCTCCAGTGCTGTCCCAGGAAAGGGCAGAGTGGGGACATCTGTGCAGTGATCCGAGGCTGCGGAGGACGGGAGGCAGATTCCTGGAGGGGGAAGTTGTGCTTCCTTCTGCCACGGCTCAACACAGCCCCGCCTCTGCTCCGCTAAATACCGAGGGCTCTCTTGTCCATCCAAATAACCGGGAGACACTCCCCCAAGAACAGTGGTCTTATTTTGGAATAACGGAGTGTTGCAATGGCAAACTGGGGGCTCTCGCTtgaggaggctgggggtgggggagaagctCGGGAGCTGCTTGGATCCAGAGCTCCATGGTCTCGGAGACCCCCCAGGACTTGGCGTCAGGGCTTTGGTGCAGGGGCCTTTGCTGTGCTCCGGCCAGAGCCTCTCGTCTGAGCTGCCCCTGTCCTAGAGAATGCTAAGGTGACCTGTGCAGGGACCTGTGTGGACGCGTGCCAGGCGCACAAAGCCCGGGGCGTGTAGAACAGGGGATCTCTTGTGAGGCTCTGAGGAATTCCTTGAGCAGGTACAGGAACGAGCGAGGAGCCCTTCCCAGCTGTTACCTCCTGGCTCTGGTTCTGCCTGGCCTGAGAAGAGGGATTTCATCCTGGGGTCACCGACTTTCACATGCCCCAACAGCAGGCAAGCAATCTTGAAGCAGGCATGAGCTGGGCACCTCCTGGCACCATTGTCATGGAGACAACATGAGATGGCATGGGCTGAGGGCTCACTTCCAGACTCCCCCTCTTCCCATATGAATCCCCAGGATGTGGCCTCGCGTCTGCCTGGCCAGCTCTGACCCTGCTGGGGTTGAGGAGCTAGGGAGAGGGCCTCACACTTTTGTTATGTTTACCTAAAAAGTTTATTATCAAGGATAGACAAAGGATGCGATGGACAGGGGAGGAGAGGTGCAGAGGGTGAGGCTGTGGGACAGGCCCGGACTCCCAGGCGCTCCCTGGGTGCGCCACCCTCTGGAACCTCTGTGTGTCTGGCTGCCCAGAAGCTCCCCGAACCCTGTCCTTCTGGGGTCTTGAGGCTTCAACACGTGGGCATGGCTGGCCCCCGACCACTGGTGACCAACTCAACCTCCAGCCCCTTGGACCTCCCTGGAGGCTGGTGAGGCTGCAGTGTATTTGGGGTGACCAGTCTCCCCGTGAAACTATCCAGCGGTACCCAGCTGTCAGTCACCTTTTGAGCTCACAGAAGACACTCTGTTGCTCTGGAGATTCCAGGAGATCTAGGAGATTGCACCAAGAAACTGGGTTGGGGACAGAGTGTGTTtcccagagctggggaggggaagggcaggTGGTGGCTGAAGACGCCGTGCCTTTGAAATGAGAAGTGCTACCCACTGCAAGTGACTAGGACCGCTGGACCACGTGCGAGGTGGCGACCTGCACATGGTGTGCAGCAGGTTCAAGCCGTCTGTCAAAAACCTGAAAGACAAAGATGAACAAGGCGCCAAGTTCAGATGGAGGAATTCATAGATGACTCCAGTGCGATGACAAGGGACACCACAGCAAAGGCAAGGTGACCAGGAAATGCCCGCCTGCAGGCCAAGGACTGTGCTCTCCAGGTACAGCGGGGGCTTGCAGCTCCCCAGGGAGGGGAAGCCCCACAGGAAATGCGCAGAGGTCCTGCCCAGCCAGGCTGGCGGCTGACCACAGGGACTGACCACAGGGAAGCTCAGCCACAGCCCCACAGCAAGGAGGTCGGAGGCCATGGCCAGGAAGGAGGGGCACTGCCCCAAGGGCAAGTGGGGTACTCTCGAGTGCCCCTAAACACTGGCCCCACAGCATCCCCTAGACACATCTGGGATTTGGGAGCCAAGGAGGGGCCAGATGAAACCGGTTCCCACGGCCAGGGGTCTCTCAAAGGTCCCTGTTCAGCCCATGGGTCCCCTGGTTGGTGACTGGTTGGTCATTTCCTGAAGCCCGAGCCGAGGCAGAGAtggtgatgggggggggggttacactGTGGACGGCCAGCCCTGGGTCGGCTCTGGGTCCAGCGTGACGAGCACTACCCCATGAGCACTCCCAGGAATCTCAAGGAACTGTGCTGGAAAGGCCACATGGCAAGGACCTGAGGGCTGTCTCCACCGACACCCGTCAGAGCCTCCCTGCCAGCTGCACATGAGCTGGGAAGCTGCCCCTGCCCGTTGGGCATGGTGACTGCAGCCTACGCCAACCTGGACAGTGGCCTGGGAGGTGCCCTGGAGTACAGCAAAACTAGCCCATCTCTGACCCACAGAAACCTGAGACAGTGCATGCAGGTGACCATCAGATGTTGACTTATCACAGACGTTGGTTGACAGTGGACATGGAGTGACATGGGACACTGGGGACCACAGACACTGGATGAACACAGACTTTGGGACATGGTGGCGTGGGACACTGGAGACCATGTACCTCTGTAGCCATTCCACACTGGGCACTGTCTGGGCCACTGAGCTCTTAGCAGACACGGCCAAGGGAATGGCATGGCCTCTCCTCACGCTGCTCCCCCATGGACAGAGCTGCACCTTCACCTTGACCTGTGGGGAGAAGTCTGATCAAGGCCTGAAGAGGGTCTGCCCAGCAGAGTCCCAGAATACCCAGAAGTCAggctgaggggcaggggaggagtaAATGGGCAACCTTCAATTCCTGGATCAAGGTTCAAGGGCAAGTTCTCGAGGGCCCAGCTCCAGTGGCAGAATCACCCCAGGTGAGCAGCATCTCTGCAGCGGCCCTCCCTATTCACACACTGAGTTCTGACCGTGGTCACACGCGGAGCCCTGCCGGACCCTGGACatacactgagccctgacccagAGGTTCCGGGAAAAACTGAGGGAAGGGTGTGGCCCTCTTGGAGCACAGGCCCCAAGCAAAGCCAGCCCAGACCCTGGCAGGCCACATTCCTTCCTGCCCCAAGCAGAGAGGTGCAGCAGGCAGGAACTCTAGGAGGAGCCCAAGCCTGGGGTCTGGGTGTGTGAGTGTAAGGGGAAGGAGGAGCCCCTGCCCTGAGGACAGGAAGGAGCCGTGGGAGGCCGCCTGGCAGGGGAGCTGGGTCAGACCTAGGGAGGCgcctgggtgtgtgtggtgggtgtcTGATCCAGTTAGCTGCGGCCATGTCCCTCCAGGTGACAGCACCGTGGTGTGGTGACTGACATGCAAAATCAGACAGGCCCAAGCTGCTGCCTGGCTCACCAGGTGACCTTGCCTAAATCAATTAGCTTCTGAGAGCCCAGTTTCCTTATCCAACTAAAATTAATTAGCACTGTGCACCTCCAGAGCTGTCAGGAGGAAAAACAGATCCAGCAGCTGCCAGGCCGGCTCCCCTCCCGTCGTGCACTCACCCTGCCCAGTGCTCAGGAGGATGAAGGCTCTCCCACACCGGGGGAAGCCCAGATCCCAGTGGAGCTGACCCAGTAGAAGGCCTAGGACCATAAAAGGACCATCAGAGACCCCCATAGGCAAAATTCCATCCATTGGAGGGGCATCTTCTGCAGTGGGGTCAGAGAAGCAAGAATCAGGAAGGGAGTGAGCCTCGGACACTCCAccggccccacccccaccccagtgtGAGTCCTGCCCAGCATGTTGAGACTGTGCCCTGGACCACTGGGGGAGAGACAAGCCAGGCCCGTGGACCCAGCCACACTCCCCCCACATACTCTGGCAGCTGGGCCTGGAGCAGGGGTGACCAGGACCCCTGGGGATGCAGGTAGGGGTGGAAGCTATTGGTGGCTCTCTCCTGATCCTGGGCCAGGGAAGTCCCTCTGAGGGACCAGCAGGGTGGGGCTGGCCCCCAGAGGACACTGGGACTAATGTCCCCAACGtgaccctggccccttccctaCACTCACCCTCCAGCCAGGCCCTTTTCTGTTGACCTAGCAGTTTTCGTTTTTTGTTCCTTAAGCCTCTGAGCAAACTCTGGGCTGGTTGTGGATGGCAGTGCAGCCCCACACCCGGTGCCCCAGATGGCCACCTCAAAGGGGCCCAGAGAGGGCAAAGTGGTCCTGGGAAGATTCCAGCCCAGAGTGCTAGACCAACAACCTGCCGGGTCGGTGGCAGCAGAGGCAGCGTCCAGGGGTCCTGGAGAAAGCCCCTCCCTCTGCTGTCTCCTTCCTGTCTGTGCCCGGAACGtcctgggtgggagggaggaggaggaagcagaaagGTTAGGAattggggagggaggtggggcccCCAGTGGAGAAGGGGCAGTGCCCAGGGTCCACAAAGGAGCAGCAGTACCCGCCTAGAGTGCCCAAGGAATGAGGAAAGGGCGGGGAGGGATCCGGAGGAGGAGGGGGGCCTGGAGGGTCGGGAAGGGGCGGGAGGAGAACCCTAGGGGGTGGGATGTCCAGAGGAGCAGGCGGGGAGGGCCGGGGCTGGGGCGGGGTCGTCGCGCCTCCGCCCGCCCAGAAACAAGATCCCGCTAATCCGCTGCGCCGACTGGTTGGACCACCGCGCGCGCGGTGTTCAGAGCCCGCCGGGCAGCGGGGACCATGCAAGGGATGAGGCTGGCACTTCTGGCGTTGGCTCTGGCCACCTGCGGGGAGCTCGGTGAGGGGCGCCGGGCTGGTGCGGGACCAGGTCTAAGCCGGACTGGTGGGTGGGTCCTCACCTGTGGACACTGCGTACTGGTACTGTCCTGTCCGCAGTGAAGGCACTCAGGACAGAGCCtctgggaggaggaggaccaAAGGGGAGTGGGAAGCTGTGTCCCACCAGTTCTGTCCAAGATGGGAAGGGAAGCAACCGAGGGCTGGGTGTGTCCCGGGTGGAAGGACTGGTCCCTGGGCCCAAGTTGGGCAGAGAAGGCCAGCCTCCCAGGTAGGGCAGAGCCTGGCCAGAGGGGCTCTGtacaggggaggagaagggaggcccTGAGGCTGCGGGGAACCTGGGAGTGCcggtggggaaggagaggagggaaggagacccaGAGGGGTCCCACCGTGGGGTGATTCCTGGACCTGGGACCCACATCCTGGACCTGAGGGGCCCCAACGCAACAGGAAAGGAGTTGGGTGGTGGGGGCTAAGCCAGCATGCTCTGCCCATGGTCCAGAGTGAGAAACTGAGGTCAGCCAGAGAGGGTAGAGGCCCTGTCTGAGACCTGTGGCCTCCCTGCACACCTGGGCTGGGGCTTGGGCCACTTGGAGCCAGCCAGGTCCCCGGGCTCCTGGACTTGGACAGGGACACCGTGCAGGGAAGTGCAGTAGCTGGCCGACAACTTACCCACCCGCACCACCCTTGGGGAGAGGACGCTGTCCAGCTAGGACCTGCAGTCTCCTGAGCATAGCCAGCCACCCTGCACTCTGTGGACCTCCTTGCCTGACCCCTAACCCGGGTGCTACTGAGGAAGTGGAGGGGATCCTTGCCTGTTCTCACCGAAGCCCTTCATCCCTTAGTGCCTCTTGCTGTGGCAGTGTCCAGGGCTTGGTCCCGTGTGCCTCCCAGCTGCTCCGAGTGGCTTTTCCCCACAGGTGGAGCCCACCTCCCCCAGGACAGCCTTGGCCTCTGGAACCCAGGGGTCCAAGTCAGAGCCTGGCCTGAGTCATCTTCCCTAAGCTTTGGATGGTGGGCAGCCGGCCCCTGGCTAGTGTCATTGTTCTCTGGGGACTGGCTGGGTGTGGCATCACCTGTCTGGAGTTTGGGAGGGGCAGAGCCTGCTGACCTGCCCTCTCATCACTTCTCTCCAGCAATGGCCTTAAAATGCTACACCTGTCTCGAACCCACGGGTGTGTCCAGCTGCATCACCATCACCAACTGCGATGCCAACGAAACCATGTGCAAGACCACGCTCTACTCCCGAGAGATTGGTTAGTAGGCAttgggtggggcagggctgggacccAGGGTCACGGCTGCCTCCAGCCCAGTCTCCCCTGGCCAGCTGGGCCCCCTGTCAGCATGAAGCCACCAGCTATAGAACCACTTGggccttctccctccttcccctcttcctcctcctactGAGTGAGGCCAGGAACCCACCGCACAACGCCATGTGTGCCCCTGGCCCCTCACTCAGCAGGGACCACGGGGCTGGGggactctggggctggggctgggaagcAGTAAAGAACTGACCCTGAGGGCCGATGCCTCCACAGTGTACCCCTTCCTGGGAGACTCCACAGTGACCAAATCCTGCGCCAGCAGGTGTGAGCCCTCGGATGTCGACGGCATTGGCCAGACCCGGCCAGTGTCCTGCTGCAACACTGAGCTGTGCAACGTGGACGGGGCGCCCTCCCTGGGCAGCCCCCACAGCCTGGCCCTCGCCCTCACGCTCACCccgctcctggggctcctgctgtaGAGCCCTGCCCACCCTACTGCCCCACCAgtgcccagcccccacccctctgccttgaAGAAATGCAGCTGCCTCCTGAACCTGGCCTCTGGGTCTCATTGCTGGGCACAGGCCTGCCctggggggcagggagaagggTCTCCTGGCGGCATCTGACTTTGTCCCCATCCCTATCCACGTCTGTTTCTCCTCCTGTCTCTTGTGATGGGTTCAAGGTCCACTCCACAAGCAAGGATAGCCACCAAGTCTGGGACCCCCACCCAGATCAGGCAGATCTTTGCCCCTCAGGCCCTTGGGGACCAAGGGGAGCCAGGTCAGGGTGGGCGGGGGTGGAGAAGATCACCTGGGCCCCCCCCATTCACCCTGGCATCTGCCCCTCCTCCGACTCTGCAGACCCCCACTGGCCCTGCCCATCTCATGTCCCTGCTCCAGGGCCCTGCATAAGGTGGCCCCCTCAGCCCCTGAGTGGTGTTTCCAGCCACACTGAGATGGGCAGGTCAGgctgcctcctggccctgcctGAGTCCTCCCTCCCCCTGAGCCCTGGCGCCTCTCAAAAGTTTCCTGCccctgctggggggggggggctctgtcCCAGAGGAGGCTCCCACGGCTGGGCACACGAGGACATGCCTGTAGGGGCTCTGCAGTCCTGGGCCTGGGTGGAACCCACAGCCCACTGAGTCCCACCACCAGCTCCAAGGCACAGCCCAGCATGGCCACCATCTGTCTGGAAGCTCCTGGGGACAGAACAAGGGCAGCTTCCCAGAATGGGGGTGGCAGGGAGATAGAATGTCTAGTGCTGGCCTGGGTGCCCCCATCTGGGGCTGTGACCCTGAGCCCTGACTGTCAAGAGGGAGAGATGTCCTGTCCACACCACCTGGCTTTTctcccatcacacacacacacacacacacacacacacacaccctgcgcGTACATATGTACTCCCCAGACTGCAGACCAGGCCCCATGGTGACCAGAGTTCAGCCTGTGATCAGATCAGGCTCAGTCTGGAACCAAGGATCAGGACTAAACCGTGACCATGGTCAAGCAAGGCTCAGTGTGTGGTGGGAAGGAGTCTGACCTCAACCGCCCTGGCTGAGAGCTAACTCGGCATTGCTATCGCCTGAGTCCTTCAGCCCCACCGACTCACCGGTAGGGAAGGACGGCCAGAAAGTGAGTGCTAGGGCAAGGACTCCACCTGAGCCAGGCCTTACCACTATGGTGGCCTGGAAGTCCACAGCCAGAAGGAACTGGACAGGACAGGAattagggagggagagaagggaggagttGGTGGCTCCAAACTTTGGCTGGAAGAGCAGACAGAAGCCGGCAGGGGAGGAAAGAGCTGAGTTCAGTCTGGTGGGCCCagccaaccccagccctggtccgATTGGTGCAGTGGGCTGGGCTCTGCTCCTCTCCTGGACCCTTCACCCTGGCCCTGAAATCAGGAGGGACAAGACCACCTGCCTGTCTCTGACCTCACTCTGGCACCGATTCTTGCCCTGACCAGCAGAGGGAGCCCCACCAGTGATTGCCCACCTTGACTTTCCTGCCCAGGAGCGAGTACCCTGCCTCACCACCGTCAGGGCACAGATATCTGGGTCTCTGATGCAGACAAACATGCCCTCAGACTGCCTGGCAAGCCTGGGCTTGAGCCAGGGTAAGGCCAGAGCTTAGCCCCAGCCTCTAAGGGGAACGTGGAACCCACCCAGCTGTCCCCAGGGCCTCGATGGCTCCTACATGCCTTAGGTCCTGGCATCCACCTCCGCATCCTCTTTCCATTCCttacccatccacccaccctccAGCAAATGCTGCCCAGTAGTCAGCACGGCAGAGTAGGTAGGATGCAGGAGTCCCAGGGGAGTGGGATCATGTTCCTCCACACAGGGAGCTGACTGTCTAGCAGGCCTCGGGCCAGGCAGGGAAGGGCAGGCGTGAGTGCCAGTGGCGGGGATGGCTCTGCCGCATGCTGAAGGAGTGGAGGGCTGGAGCGTTTCTGGGGAGAGCAGTGTGCGCTGTGCTGGCATCGTAGCCAGTCCCTCGGAGTGGAAGGTACAGGGTGTGGCCAAGGAGGAGGATCCAGGAAGCCTGGGGATGGTTGAAGGGAACAAGCAAGGGCCTGTGGGCCGTCTTGGAAAGGAGGAGAGGATTGCTTTGGTTGCCTGGCCAGGCTGGGGAGTGACCCTGGAGATTGGGGGCTCCCCTTCTGGGGCAGGCTGTGAGAGGACGCAGTGAGGGCAGGGTCCCCCGAGTCTTGGAGGTTGACACACGCCCTCTCCAAAACCCGAGGACGAGGAAGATCATCAGGGTCACGGAGAGGAGAAAGGCCTCTTCCAGAGGAAACCCGACGGGCGTCCCCCATGTTGACGATCAACACCTGAGAAACGCCAAGCAAGCCACAAAGTagattttatttaagaaacagaacagagagaggaagagagagactcCTCCAGAGAAGAGGGCTCCAGAGCTGGTGCCCGGGGAGTGGGGATGTCCCCCCCTTTATAGATTTCAGGTCCTTCCCACCCTGCCTAGGTGACCAAAAGGGCAGGAGGAGAGCTGTCCAGGGGTGAGTGCTTGTGCTATGAACTGTgatccttcccctcccctggagGCTGttagcaatgtgtgtgtgtgtgtgtgtgtgtgtgtgtgtgtgcgcgcgcgcccCCACGTGCTCACATGGTGGATCTGTCCactccttttctttgataatcagctacCTGTCCTTTGTCCTGGTCTCACAGTCACCACAAGCAGCTGTCAAGACCAGTGCTCACCCAGGCCAGTGCAAAGCCTTGTCCCCAACTGCAGGGTGCTAGGCTCAGGGAGTGAACTGCCCTCCATGTCAACTCTGCCCTGGTCTGGATTCCAACCTGCTCTCCCCGTTGGTTCCACACCTGGGGACACAAGGatgtgggcagaggggagggcagCTGCTTAACTGGAATGATTTCTGCCCTGCACAGTGGCGTCTGCCCAGGCATGGGGCTGCTTTCCCACCTCCAACTGGGTGCTGGCTCCGATGGCCACGTGGTGCCCACTCTGCCTGCAGAAAGCTGCAAGTGCCCCTGCTCTGTCACTCCACCCAGCATCCTCCCTGCCATCCTGACCTCCGAGGTCCTCCCTCCTCAGGCACCCTCACCTGGCGACGTGTCAGTGTCTCCTGTCCCCAGCGCCCAGGCCTGTACCTTTCCTTGGCACATGGGCACCGTCTGCCCATGTGCTGCAGGTTCACCTGCACTGTGGGCTGCAGGGGGCTCACAGCTCCAAAGAGACCTGTCCTTTGCTGAGCACTAGCCAGTCACCCTCTGGAGCAGATGTCCCTCTGTCCAGTTTACAGATGAAGGAGGGAGACCAGAATGAGTGTCTTGGGGTAAACCCAGGCCACCCAGGAGGCCACAGGAGGCCAGGTGGAGCCAGCGCTGGGCTGTCTACCAGGCTTTGGAACCACACATTCCTTGGCACCTCTCAGAGTGTCTGGGCGTATTGTGGCCTCAGCCCAGGGACGAGCCGCCCCTGCTGCTGTCCCTGCACCTCCCCTCAGGTGGCCCCATTGTTTGAAGTATCATTCTCTCCCTTGCAAAACCACACCCTTTGCTTTCTTGCAAAGCCTTGTACAACTCCCTTCACTCACAAAGCCAGGACATTTCCACCCTGCAGCAGACAAACAGGAAGCCAAGGTCTGGAGGGGCAAGGGAGCCACCCAAGGCCACGGGGACGGCTGCAAGGGAAAACTCCTAGGTACCTGCCCAGGAACCCTTTCAGCATCCCACCCGCCACACAGAGTGTGACCGGCCTCTGCCACAGAGGACCCACCTTCAGCCTTCCAGGGAGCCACGTGCACACCTGCCCAGTGAGCTCCTCATCCACACTCCACTCCCACTTGTCTACTTACCTGCCCCTCCATCACTCCACCcgcccacccacccatccatccatcatcttcCGTCTGCCCATCCATAAATACTCCTCTCCTTTCATCTCTCCACCACTCACTTTCTCAATACCACCCATCGGAATGTCATTCTCCACCCACCCGCTCATCCCTCTACCCATCAATCCAGCCGTCCGCCCATCTATCTAGGCATCCTCCATCTATCCATTctcccatccatcatccatcgACACACCACCCACCCATCCTCCATTCATTCACCATGGATCTGGCCACACAGCCAACCACCGATCAGGACCTTGAAGAACAGAAATGGAGGAGGCGGATCCTGGGAAGGGCTATGAAGGAGGAGCACCTGGGTGGCCTTATGACACAGGGAAGATGTGAGCCATCACTGTGAGATGCCTGGCACAGGAAAGGGTGTGGACGTGAGTTGGTGTGTGGTAAGAGGTGGACAGTGAAGAAGGCCAGAGGGCTGGCAGAGCCCTGCTGTCAGGGGCCTAAAACTCCCAAGCTCAGGTTTGGTCCAAAGGTCCTCAGTTGGGAGAAGACGGGCAATGATGAGGGGCCAGGCCGGGGCCCCACACCCAAAGGGGCCTACTGGCCAGCAGCACCCCCGTGCCACCCCCACTTTACTAGGCACTCGCCCTTTCCCACGTGGGTCAGGCCTCTGCTTTGTGGGCACCAGGTGGAGAGAGTCCAGGACCGAGGACACCTGCCAGGACCCTAGCTGGCCAGCCAGGCTGCAGTTCCTGTGGGGTCTCCCTGCAGCTGACCTACACCTGGGTCTGGGGGCCTCCAAGGCATCTGTGAACCCCAGGGGCAGAGCAGGTGACACGAGGGGGGTCTGCTGGAGGTGTGCCAGCACAGGGCAGGGCCACGCTTCTCAGACCGGGGCTCCCAGGGAGGCCTCCGAGGGGTCCCGCCCCGGAGGGTTGGTGAGTGACAACCGTTCCCGGGCCACCACCCAGTCCTGCCAGCCCTCCCCACTCTGCCCTGTGCCGCCCCACTGAGTCACGGCCAGATCCGCCGCCGCCCAGGAGCAGGAGCTGCGGGGGCTGGTATAAATCCTTAACATGGGCCCAGCCACCCTCCCAGCGCCAAGCACCCAGGAATGGCCTCTTCCTGGGCCACGCGGCTGCTGCTCCTCGCAGCCTGGAGCATGGGCTGTGGTGAGTAGTGGGGGAATCCGGCGGGACCCTGCCCGGGGCCTCAGTCTGCCCACCTCCCAGAGGGCGGGGGCTGTATGGCTCTCAGTGAGCCTCCAGAGCCCAACTGCACCCTGGGAGAGTGTCATGGCTCCACTCTCCTTGAAGGGAGACGAGGCTGGGGTGGTAAGGTGCAGGTTCACACCCGTCTCCAGCCAAAGGAGCTCAGCAGGTGTCCTCCAGCCCCATCCCCGGGCTCCAGGATGGGCTGAGCTGGCCAGGTGATGAGGTtctgctgccccccccccccaggtgagGCCTTCAGGTGCTACTCCTGTGAGCGGCCCACGCCCATTTACGCCTGCAAAAACATTACCTACTGCAAGCTGGAGGACACGGCCTGCAAGACCACACTGGAGAAGGTGGAGAATGGTGAGGCCCAGGGCAGGCCCCAGCACAGGGCGGGCCCACCTCTCCCCAAGGCCTCCCTGGATGCACCTTGCTCCTCTTggcctgggaggcagaggggcAGGAAGTACAGGATGGAGGCTTCCCATCTGAGAGGGGTGCCTGCAGCAAGGGAAGCTCAGCACCCCAGACCCCAGGCCCCAGGCACTGGGAGTGGGGTGCACTCTGCTGACTGTTGGATGGTGCTGCTGCAGCCTCAGGGCTGGGCTTCCTCTCAGGCCCGGGCACCACAGGTGCTCCGGGCACTGGTGCTTTTATTAGAAAAACCTGTCACCGTTGGGGTTGGGGACTGGAAGGCTCCCAGATCTGGGACAGGAATGCCGGTGGGGTTGGAGGAGGTAGGAAGCAAAGGTGGTGATCAGGAGCAGCAGGGGGGACACACAGAGCCAGGCAGGCACTGCAGTGGGTGCAGGCTCTGACGCCTGCCCACCCTGCAGAGTACCCCTTCGACCAGAGCCCCATGGTGACCCGCTCCTGCTCCGACTCCTGCCTAGCCACTGACCCCGACAGCATCGGGGCTGCCCACCCCGTCTTCTGCTGCTTCCGCGACCTCTGCAACTCAGTGGAGGCAGCCCAGCTGGGTGCTGGGACTCTGTCCACAGTGGGAGCAGTGCTCCTCGGGCACCTCCTCTCCTGACAGGGCCTAGCACTGCTGGTGGCCACCCCTGCCTACATGTCTCCGTGAGCGGAGCTCACTGGGCCTCAGGCCACTCACTCTGTCCCCAAAAcgtgtagaaaataaataagccaagGGTGGAGATGAGTTTTGTCCTTCCTGGGCACTGAGAGCCCACAGAGGGGTCTTTAGGAGAGCTGGGCCCGCTTGGCCTGCTCCAGGCTCCCGACCCTCTTTTTCACCCAAGGCCTTTGGATCCATTTCCCAGATGGGGAGACGGAGGCCTGGGGCAGAAATGCCTTCTGGGTCACCCTTCCTGCAGACTAGCCCCACGTCTCAGGCCAGAACCTGTTCCTTAGTCCCAGGAAACTCTTCCTAAGAAGCACCCCCCTCAAATCCTGGGGGTCACTGCCTCCCCAGGGTGGA includes:
- the Lypd2 gene encoding ly6/PLAUR domain-containing protein 2, whose product is MQGMRLALLALALATCGELAMALKCYTCLEPTGVSSCITITNCDANETMCKTTLYSREIVYPFLGDSTVTKSCASRCEPSDVDGIGQTRPVSCCNTELCNVDGAPSLGSPHSLALALTLTPLLGLLL
- the Slurp1 gene encoding secreted Ly-6/uPAR-related protein 1; this translates as MASSWATRLLLLAAWSMGCGEAFRCYSCERPTPIYACKNITYCKLEDTACKTTLEKVENEYPFDQSPMVTRSCSDSCLATDPDSIGAAHPVFCCFRDLCNSVEAAQLGAGTLSTVGAVLLGHLLS